The region TACGACGTGGCGGTGGCCCAGTGGTTCGCCCGGGGGCTGGCGTCGGAACCGGAGTGGCCGGACTTCTCCGGGCTCGCCCTGCGTCGTGGCGCGACCCTGCGGTACGGCGAGAACCCGCACCAGCGGGCCGCCATCTACCTGGACCCGGCCGCTCCCGCCGGGCTGGCGCAGGCGCGGCAGTTGCACGGCAAGGAGATGTCGTACAACAACTACGTCGACGCGGACGCGGCCTGGCGGGCGGCGAACGACTTCGGCTCGGACGTGCCGGTTGTGGCGATCATCAAGCACGCGAACCCGTGCGGCATCGCCACCGGCGTCGACGTTGCCGACGCGCACCGCAAGGCGCACGCCTGCGACCCGGTGTCGGCGTTCGGTGGCGTGATCGCGGTCAACCAGCCGGTCTCGGTCGAGCTGGCCAAGCAGATCGCGGACATCTTCACCGAGGTGGTGGTCGCCCCGGCGTTCGCCGACGGTGCGGTCGAGGTGCTCGCGGGCAAGAAGAACATCCGGCTGCTCCGGGTGCCCGCCTGGCAGCCGGCGTCGGTCGAGTGGCGGGCGGTCAGCGGCGGGGTGCTGACCCAGTCGGCAGACCGGATCGATGCCCCCGGTGACGACCCGGCCACCTGGCGGCTGGCCGCCGGCGACGCGGCGGCGCCGGAGTTGCTGCGGGACCTGGTCTTCGCCTGGCGGGCGATCCGGTCGGTGAAGAGCAACGCGATCCTGCTCGCCGCCGACGGCGCCACCGTCGGCGTGGGAATGGGGCAGGTCAACCGGGTCGACTCGGCGCGGTTGGCGGTCTCCCGGGCGGGTGCCGACCGGGCCAGGGGCGCGGCTGCCGCCTCCGACGCCTTCTTCCCGTTCGCGGACGGGTTGCAGGTGCTGCTCGACGCCGGGGTGCGCGGGGTGGTCCAGCCCGGCGGCTCGGTACGCGACGACGAGGTCATCGCCGCCGCCCAGCAGTCCGGCCTGACCATGTACTTCACCGGCACCCGGCACTTCTTCCACTGATCGCCCCCGGAACGTAGCGAGGGCCCCTTCCCGTCGAAAGCGATGAGAAGGGGCCCTTCACCACACGTCAGGCCACGACCTGCTTGAGCTCGGCGAAGTGGCAGGCGGACGGGTGCGGGTCGACCGCCCGCAGCACCAGCTGTGGGTCCTGGGTGGCGCAGATGTCCTGGGCCTTCCAGCACCGGGTACGGAACCGGCAACCCGACGGCGGGTCGGCCGGCGACGGCACGTCCCCGGTCAGCCGGATGATCTCGCGGTGGGCGCGGGCCGACGGGTCCGGCACCGGCACCGCCGACAGCAGCGCCTGGGTGTACGGGTGGGTCGGCCGCTCGTAGATCTCCTCGTTCGTACCGATCTCCACGATCTTGCCGAGGTACATCACCGCCACCCGGTCGGCGATGTGCCGTACCACCGAGAGGTCGTGCGCGATGAAGACGTACGACAGGCCCAGCTCGTCCTGGAGCTTCTCCAGCAGGTTGATCACCTGAGCCTGGATCGACACGTCCAGCGCCGACACCGGCTCGTCACAGACGATCACCTCGGGGTTGAGCGCCAGCGCACGGGCGATCCCGATCCGCTGCCGCTGCCCACCCGAGAACTGGTGCGGGTACCGGTTGATGTGCTCCGGGTTCAGCCCGACGATGTCGAGCAGTTCACGTACCCGCCGGCCGCGGTCGCCGCGTGGCGCCACCTCGGGGTGGATCTCGTACGGCTCGCCGATGATGTCGCCGACCGTCATCCGCGGGTTCAGCGACGTGTACGGGTCCTGCATGACCATCTGCACGTTGCGGCGCAGCCGGCGCAGGCCGGAGCCGGACATCTTGAAGATGTCCTGTCCCTCCAGCATGGCCCGGCCGCCGGTCGGCGTCTCCAGCCGCATGAGCAGCCGGGCGAGCGTCGACTTTCCGCAGCCGGACTCGCCGACCACGCCGAGGGTCTCGCCGCGACGCAGTTCGAAGCTCACCCCGTCGACCGCCTTGACGGCGCCGATCTGCTTCTTGAAGACGATTCCCTGGGTGATCGGGAAGTGCTTGACGACGTTGTCGACCTGCAAAATCGTTTCGCCGCGC is a window of Micromonospora sp. NBC_01699 DNA encoding:
- the purH gene encoding bifunctional phosphoribosylaminoimidazolecarboxamide formyltransferase/IMP cyclohydrolase, producing MSTTSDGRRALRRALVSVYDKTGLIELAQALHAAGVEIVSTGSTAATIAGAGVPVTQVEELTGFPETLDGRVKTLHPKVHAGLLADLRLDRHAAQLAELGIAPFDLLVSNLYPFTETVASGADFDACVEQIDIGGPAMVRAAAKNHASVAVVTSVQSYPSVLDALADGGFTLGERRALAARAFADIAEYDVAVAQWFARGLASEPEWPDFSGLALRRGATLRYGENPHQRAAIYLDPAAPAGLAQARQLHGKEMSYNNYVDADAAWRAANDFGSDVPVVAIIKHANPCGIATGVDVADAHRKAHACDPVSAFGGVIAVNQPVSVELAKQIADIFTEVVVAPAFADGAVEVLAGKKNIRLLRVPAWQPASVEWRAVSGGVLTQSADRIDAPGDDPATWRLAAGDAAAPELLRDLVFAWRAIRSVKSNAILLAADGATVGVGMGQVNRVDSARLAVSRAGADRARGAAAASDAFFPFADGLQVLLDAGVRGVVQPGGSVRDDEVIAAAQQSGLTMYFTGTRHFFH
- a CDS encoding ABC transporter ATP-binding protein, which gives rise to MAGSSATKVRGETILQVDNVVKHFPITQGIVFKKQIGAVKAVDGVSFELRRGETLGVVGESGCGKSTLARLLMRLETPTGGRAMLEGQDIFKMSGSGLRRLRRNVQMVMQDPYTSLNPRMTVGDIIGEPYEIHPEVAPRGDRGRRVRELLDIVGLNPEHINRYPHQFSGGQRQRIGIARALALNPEVIVCDEPVSALDVSIQAQVINLLEKLQDELGLSYVFIAHDLSVVRHIADRVAVMYLGKIVEIGTNEEIYERPTHPYTQALLSAVPVPDPSARAHREIIRLTGDVPSPADPPSGCRFRTRCWKAQDICATQDPQLVLRAVDPHPSACHFAELKQVVA